The following proteins are co-located in the Sardina pilchardus chromosome 24, fSarPil1.1, whole genome shotgun sequence genome:
- the acot13 gene encoding acyl-coenzyme A thioesterase 13, which translates to MGSLSVNTIKQLMKAMVDTPGFDRVLNKVSVLSASPGKVVCEMKVEEEHTNRGGTLHGGLTATLVDVISTTAIMYSERGAPGVSVDMNITYMNAAKMGEDVLITAQVLKQGRTLAFATVDLTSKATGKLIAQGRHTKHLGSG; encoded by the exons ATGGGTTCGCTATCAGTAAATACAATAAAACAGCTTATGAAAGCTATGGTGGACACCCCTGGCTTTGACCGCGTTTTAAACAAG GTCAGTGTCCTATCCGCGAGCCCCGGTAaggttgtgtgtgagatgaaggTTGAGGAAGAGCACACGAACCGAGGGGGCACACTGCACGGGGGGCTCACGGCGACCCTGGTCGACGTCATCTCCACCACCGCGATCATGTACTCCGAGAGAGGCGCGCCGGGCGTCAGTGTCGACATGAACATCAC GTACATGAATGCCGCCAAGATGGGAGAAGACGTCCTGATCACCGCGCAGGTCCTGAAACAGGGACGGACGCTCGCCTTCGCCACCGTAGACCTCACCAGCAAAGCCACGGGGAAGCTGATAGCGCAGGGAAGGCACACGAAACACCTGGGCAGCGGCTAG